Proteins encoded by one window of Streptomyces uncialis:
- a CDS encoding CRTAC1 family protein: MPGDRSSRLRKSIPVLVALVLMTTTMVAARKPEPSPGAVARTAADYAFTRLPIAYPPGYQPGERTVRPVHPAYSRIQSWISSVGAGIAMNDLDGTGSSADLCVVDSRTDKVVVTPVPGTGTRYTPFVLDPAPLPMDSVMAPMGCVPGDYDEDGRMDLLVYYWGRTPVLFLRDGSRTPLSHRSYTPRELVPAEGPAGGTYRGPRWNSNAVSVADFDGDSHPDIFVGNYFPDSRILDPEGTDDVVMQHSMSHARNAGGGHLLRRTAAGARYTEVPGALPRGQAKGWTLAAAAADIDGDLLPELYIGNDFGPDHLLRNDSSPGRIAFTAVHGRRGPTTPKSKALGNDSFKGMGVDFADLRGRGRFDIFVSNITTSFGLQESNFAFLNDASGPEAARRALKDGRAPFTDRSADLGVAWSGWSWDAKAADFAGGGLPAIVQTNGFVRGDTNRWPELQELAMANDELLRFPQVWPDFEPGDDLSGRQPLSFWAPDGKGGYIDIAERLGIDESIPSRGVALGHSRPGGAPGLAVARQWGAPVYYRNDAPAADRRITLDLRKPVRGDRAPSGGTPAVGAQARITVDGRTTLHQVDGGSGHSGKRDFLLSGGLGDSASAHVEIRWLDATGTPRRQSLTLNAGRHTLLLDARATEVTKR; the protein is encoded by the coding sequence ATGCCCGGAGACCGCTCCTCCCGCCTACGCAAGAGCATCCCCGTCCTGGTCGCCCTTGTCCTGATGACGACCACGATGGTCGCCGCACGCAAACCCGAACCGTCGCCCGGAGCCGTGGCCAGAACCGCCGCCGACTACGCCTTCACCCGCCTGCCGATCGCCTACCCCCCGGGCTACCAGCCGGGCGAGCGGACCGTCCGGCCGGTGCACCCCGCCTACAGCAGGATCCAGTCGTGGATCTCGTCGGTGGGCGCGGGGATCGCCATGAACGACCTGGACGGCACCGGCTCGTCCGCGGACCTGTGCGTCGTGGACTCCCGTACCGACAAGGTGGTGGTTACACCGGTCCCGGGGACGGGCACGCGCTACACCCCCTTCGTGCTGGACCCCGCGCCGCTGCCCATGGACTCCGTGATGGCGCCCATGGGCTGCGTCCCGGGCGACTACGACGAGGACGGGCGGATGGATCTGCTCGTCTACTACTGGGGCCGTACCCCGGTCCTGTTCCTGCGCGACGGCTCACGGACCCCGCTGTCCCACCGCTCGTACACCCCGCGTGAACTCGTACCGGCCGAGGGGCCGGCGGGCGGCACCTACCGGGGCCCGCGCTGGAACTCCAACGCCGTGTCCGTCGCGGACTTCGACGGCGACAGCCACCCGGACATCTTCGTCGGCAACTACTTCCCCGACTCCAGGATCCTGGACCCCGAGGGCACCGACGACGTCGTCATGCAGCACTCCATGTCCCACGCCCGGAACGCGGGAGGCGGGCATCTGCTGCGCCGCACCGCGGCCGGGGCCCGCTACACGGAGGTGCCGGGCGCCCTGCCGCGCGGCCAGGCGAAGGGCTGGACGCTGGCCGCCGCCGCCGCGGACATCGACGGGGACCTGCTGCCCGAGCTGTACATCGGCAACGACTTCGGCCCCGACCATCTGCTGCGCAACGACTCGTCGCCGGGCCGGATCGCCTTCACGGCGGTGCACGGGCGCCGGGGCCCGACGACCCCCAAGTCGAAGGCGCTCGGCAACGACTCCTTCAAGGGGATGGGCGTCGACTTCGCCGATCTGCGCGGCAGGGGACGCTTCGACATCTTCGTCTCGAACATCACGACGTCCTTCGGGCTCCAGGAGAGCAACTTCGCGTTCCTCAACGACGCCTCCGGACCCGAGGCGGCCCGGCGCGCGTTGAAGGACGGCCGTGCCCCGTTCACGGACCGCAGCGCGGACCTCGGGGTGGCGTGGAGCGGCTGGAGCTGGGATGCCAAGGCCGCCGACTTCGCCGGTGGCGGGCTGCCCGCGATCGTACAGACCAACGGCTTCGTGCGGGGCGACACCAACCGCTGGCCCGAGCTCCAGGAACTGGCCATGGCCAACGACGAACTGCTCAGGTTCCCCCAGGTCTGGCCGGATTTCGAACCCGGCGACGATTTGTCGGGCCGTCAGCCGCTGTCCTTCTGGGCACCCGACGGCAAGGGCGGGTACATAGACATCGCGGAGCGTCTCGGCATCGACGAGTCGATCCCCAGCCGGGGCGTCGCCCTCGGGCACTCCCGGCCCGGCGGCGCTCCAGGACTCGCCGTCGCCCGGCAGTGGGGCGCGCCCGTCTACTACCGCAACGACGCTCCGGCCGCCGACCGGCGGATCACCCTGGACCTGCGCAAGCCGGTCCGCGGGGACCGAGCGCCGTCCGGCGGCACACCGGCCGTCGGCGCCCAGGCCCGGATCACCGTCGACGGACGGACCACCCTGCACCAGGTCGACGGCGGCAGCGGCCACTCAGGCAAACGCGACTTCCTCCTGTCCGGCGGACTCGGCGACAGCGCGTCCGCCCACGTGGAGATCCGGTGGCTCGACGCGACGGGCACCCCGCGACGGCAGTCGCTCACGCTGAACGCCGGACGGCACACGCTCCTGCTCGACGCCCGCGCCACGGAGGTGACCAAGCGATGA
- a CDS encoding enediyne biosynthesis protein, with translation MTHLARPQQDIPDRTRPGADPEAPPGTEKKRPLPDPRYVALRNFALSISVLNILGYTVLGFEQPWLWPLAAVAAAYATEILLEWLTAWSERRPTRFGGGFRALYEFLLPAHITALACNMLLYANDHILPMLCAVVIGVAQKTVLRAPVKGRMRHFMNPSNFGITVVLLAYSWIAIAPPYHFTEHLNAYGSWGLPAVILIAGTLLNAKLTRKLPLIAGWVGAFVLQAVARWLFLDSSLVSALSVMSGVAFILFTNYMITDPGTTPFRPRDQVVFGASVGVVYGLLILAHIPYTLFFAVSLVCAVRGAGWWAAHALTVLRRPAVPSGAPAAGAGA, from the coding sequence ATGACCCATCTCGCCCGGCCCCAGCAGGACATACCCGACCGGACGCGCCCCGGTGCCGACCCGGAGGCACCGCCCGGGACGGAGAAGAAACGTCCCCTCCCCGATCCCCGCTATGTGGCCCTGCGCAACTTCGCCCTGTCGATCTCGGTACTCAACATCCTCGGCTACACCGTGCTGGGCTTCGAACAGCCGTGGCTCTGGCCGCTGGCGGCGGTCGCCGCCGCCTACGCGACGGAGATCCTGCTGGAGTGGCTCACCGCCTGGAGCGAGCGGCGGCCCACGCGCTTCGGCGGGGGGTTCCGGGCGCTCTACGAGTTCCTGCTGCCCGCCCACATCACCGCGCTCGCGTGCAACATGCTGCTCTACGCCAACGACCACATCCTGCCGATGCTGTGCGCCGTGGTGATCGGGGTCGCCCAGAAGACCGTGCTGCGGGCCCCGGTGAAGGGCCGGATGCGGCACTTCATGAACCCGTCGAACTTCGGGATCACCGTCGTGCTGCTCGCCTACAGCTGGATCGCCATCGCGCCGCCCTACCACTTCACCGAGCACCTCAACGCGTACGGGAGCTGGGGGCTGCCCGCCGTGATCCTGATCGCCGGGACCCTGCTGAACGCCAAGCTGACCCGCAAACTGCCCCTGATCGCGGGGTGGGTGGGGGCCTTCGTCCTCCAGGCCGTGGCCCGCTGGCTGTTCCTGGACAGCAGTCTGGTGTCGGCGCTCTCGGTGATGAGCGGGGTGGCGTTCATCCTGTTCACCAACTACATGATCACCGACCCGGGCACCACCCCGTTCCGGCCCCGGGACCAGGTGGTCTTCGGGGCGAGCGTGGGCGTCGTGTACGGACTGCTCATCCTCGCGCACATCCCGTACACGCTGTTCTTCGCGGTGAGCCTGGTGTGCGCGGTACGCGGCGCGGGCTGGTGGGCCGCGCACGCGCTGACCGTGCTCCGCCGTCCGGCGGTCCCCTCGGGCGCGCCCGCCGCCGGGGCCGGCGCGTGA
- a CDS encoding type I polyketide synthase, with product MNAAPRISVVGMACRYPDADDPDQLWENVLAGRRAFRPIPPERLDTADYLPGAAGADSFALTHAALLEGFTFDRADFGIAGTTFRTTDTVHWLALDTARRALLDAGLPRGRGLPRASTAVVLGNSLTGDSSRANSLRLRYPYVRRIVARLLDERGMGLRESAELLRELEHRFKAPFPEPDEDTLAGGLANTVAGRICNHFDLRGGGFTVDGACASSLLAVADGCRMLASGEADAAIVGGVDLSIDPFELIGFARTGALATDEMLVYDRASRGFLPGEGCGVLVLMRERDADAAGLEGRAVLTGWGVSSDGAGSITRPTAEGHLLAVHRAYTLAGYAPGSVGCFEGHGTGTKVGDTTELGALSTAHGTDGPPAVIGSVKANIGHTKAAAGVAGLIKAVQAVRHRVLPPATGVRLPHSLLTARGRSLRLAERPEEFPAGPVRAGVSAMGFGGINTHVAVEAAGPRPAARTVVPLAARTPQTSELLVLAAADGPALRERCLRLAALTARMSYAELTDLAATLAAGHSGPAHGARGAVVAATPREAGARLTRLADLAVSGAGQVVDPSGGVFLGQGSGRPRITLLLPGQGARGAGQAFRARFDRVWAEVAALGGAGVQDGADTRVAQPRIVSASLAALRVLTGVGVEADTAIGHSLGELTALHWAGSFDAATLLRLVGHRAELMAAAPGGAGAMTALNAAADRVEEWAKGTGAVVAALNGPRQTVVSGPPPEVAAVTAAARREGVDATALQVSHAFHSPQMAGAARALPDALAGEPVGPARRPVVSTVTGRLLGPGDDLSALLARQLVSPVLFARAVGAVADTTELFVEAGPGHSLAAFAAACAPGVPVVSVATDAASVRGLLDVVAAAHALGAPVRPRVLFDDRLTRPFPLDRTFRFLTNPCEEVPPAPVGHEPPPSAADGTPGKAEGPAAGIADAPADALTALRARVAERAELPVAAIGPELALLDDLHLSSITVGQIVARTAADIGVDPPVEMTPMATATVGEIAALLSAGPERADEAASAPVPGVGSWVRGYRMDWAADPLPATGPDTEPDTAPTGTEGWQVVADPRDALAGVLPAALARVSRSGGTLLCLPARAGAGTAGLLLAAAGAVKDDGLLVVVQRGPVGGGFVKSLHLERPATTVCLITVPGIPDGELRGERWVSRLAAETAAARGFTEARYRADGTRLTPALAPVPLPAAPGPALSADDVVLVTGGGRGITAECARMLAAGSGGARIAVLGRTRPEDDESLRENLARLGPDVRYTRADVTDPEAVRSAVRGIRAALGPVTVVVHGAGRNVPTALRYLDEEEFDATVRPKVDGLRLVLDALGDRAPRLLLAFGSVIGRSGLRGEAHYAAANEWLRAFVDDYRRDRPGCRGLTLEWSVWSGTGMGDRLGVLDSLARQGVSPLTVDDGLDALGRVLADPALAGPVILASRTGTPATLAYRDRTERDGRFAERVLVDCPGAELITEAELSLGTDPYLQDHVLEGQALLPGVMALEAMAQTATAVRGPSRVTALTDVVFHRAVTVAERGTTVLRIAALARHDGTVDVVIRGDGTGFAVDHMSGTVQLSWTGDPAAVAEPEPAPVREMPAGPVSDGRGPALDPGRDLYGGPLFQSGRFRRVLRYREIAARGCAAVISTADDGDWFGMFHPRTLVLGDPGARDAFLHAVQVCVPHRTLLPVSVGRITFGRTARAAGELLLTARETAHDGDEFVYRLTVTDSSGRVVERWDDLVLHAVRAPRRAGGPRPWPAALLPPLLTRAWGPAGPGPRVLVERTGGPGRGSSRDVLARLTGGGLPGTRRPDGRPDPEDGGPHVSASHGAGLTLALAADRPVGCDIEEVAHRDEPDWAGLLGPGGTALAAALVTAGWPAAALPADHARTAVWAVAEALQKAGGGRGDRPHLRRVRDDGGAEFTAGRFTALAYPVVTRTGPDGTVPCVVAVAHEEREGHA from the coding sequence GTGAACGCGGCGCCGCGGATCAGCGTGGTCGGGATGGCCTGCCGCTATCCGGACGCGGACGATCCGGACCAGCTCTGGGAGAACGTCCTGGCGGGCCGCCGGGCCTTCCGGCCCATCCCGCCGGAGCGGCTCGACACCGCGGACTACCTCCCCGGGGCAGCGGGCGCCGACTCGTTCGCGCTGACGCATGCCGCGCTCCTGGAGGGATTCACCTTCGACCGGGCGGACTTCGGGATCGCGGGCACCACGTTCCGCACCACCGACACCGTGCACTGGCTCGCGCTGGACACCGCGCGCCGCGCGCTGCTCGACGCCGGTCTGCCGCGGGGCCGGGGGCTGCCGCGGGCGTCGACCGCGGTGGTCCTCGGCAACTCCCTCACCGGGGACAGCAGCCGGGCCAACTCGCTGAGGCTGCGCTATCCGTACGTCCGGCGGATCGTCGCACGACTGCTCGACGAGCGGGGCATGGGCCTGCGGGAGTCGGCCGAACTGCTCAGGGAACTGGAGCACCGGTTCAAGGCGCCGTTCCCCGAACCCGACGAGGACACCCTCGCGGGTGGGCTGGCCAATACCGTGGCCGGACGGATCTGCAACCACTTCGATCTGCGGGGCGGCGGGTTCACCGTGGACGGCGCGTGCGCGTCGTCGCTCCTCGCGGTCGCGGACGGCTGCCGGATGCTGGCCTCCGGTGAGGCCGACGCGGCGATCGTCGGCGGGGTCGACCTCAGCATCGATCCGTTCGAGCTGATCGGTTTCGCCCGTACCGGGGCGCTCGCCACCGACGAGATGCTGGTGTACGACCGGGCGTCGCGGGGCTTTCTGCCCGGCGAGGGCTGCGGCGTCCTGGTGCTGATGCGCGAGCGGGACGCCGACGCCGCCGGTCTTGAGGGCCGCGCCGTGCTGACGGGGTGGGGGGTCTCCAGCGACGGCGCGGGCAGCATCACCCGCCCCACGGCCGAGGGGCATCTGCTGGCCGTCCACCGGGCCTACACACTGGCCGGGTACGCGCCCGGGTCCGTCGGCTGCTTCGAGGGGCACGGGACGGGCACCAAGGTCGGTGACACCACGGAACTGGGCGCCCTGTCCACCGCGCACGGCACGGACGGGCCGCCCGCGGTCATCGGCTCGGTCAAGGCCAACATCGGTCACACCAAGGCCGCCGCGGGGGTCGCGGGACTCATCAAGGCGGTCCAGGCGGTACGGCACCGCGTGCTGCCGCCCGCGACCGGGGTGCGGCTGCCCCATTCGCTGCTGACCGCGCGGGGCCGGTCGCTGCGGCTCGCGGAGCGGCCGGAGGAGTTCCCCGCGGGCCCGGTCCGGGCCGGGGTCTCCGCCATGGGTTTCGGGGGGATCAACACCCATGTCGCCGTCGAGGCGGCCGGGCCGCGTCCGGCGGCCCGTACGGTGGTGCCGCTCGCGGCCCGTACCCCCCAGACGTCCGAACTGCTGGTCCTCGCCGCGGCGGACGGCCCGGCGCTGCGGGAGCGGTGTCTGCGGCTCGCCGCCCTGACCGCGCGGATGTCGTACGCGGAACTCACCGATCTCGCCGCCACCCTGGCCGCCGGGCACAGCGGCCCGGCGCACGGGGCGCGGGGCGCCGTCGTCGCGGCCACCCCCCGGGAGGCGGGCGCCCGGCTGACCCGGCTCGCGGACCTCGCCGTCTCCGGGGCCGGTCAGGTCGTGGACCCGTCGGGCGGGGTGTTCCTCGGCCAGGGCTCCGGACGGCCACGGATCACCCTGCTGCTGCCCGGCCAGGGCGCCCGCGGCGCGGGACAGGCGTTCCGGGCGCGTTTCGACCGGGTGTGGGCCGAGGTCGCGGCCCTCGGCGGGGCCGGTGTCCAGGACGGCGCGGACACCCGGGTGGCACAGCCGCGCATCGTGTCCGCGTCCCTGGCCGCGCTGCGGGTGCTGACCGGGGTGGGGGTCGAGGCGGACACCGCGATCGGGCACAGCCTCGGGGAACTGACCGCGCTGCACTGGGCGGGGAGCTTCGACGCCGCGACCCTGCTGCGGCTCGTCGGGCACCGCGCGGAGCTCATGGCCGCGGCGCCCGGGGGCGCGGGCGCGATGACCGCGCTGAACGCGGCGGCCGACCGGGTGGAGGAGTGGGCCAAGGGCACCGGGGCGGTGGTGGCGGCGCTGAACGGGCCCCGGCAGACCGTGGTGTCCGGGCCGCCGCCGGAGGTCGCGGCCGTCACGGCCGCGGCGCGGCGGGAGGGGGTGGACGCCACCGCGCTCCAGGTGTCGCACGCGTTCCACTCACCGCAGATGGCCGGGGCCGCGCGGGCCCTCCCGGACGCCCTGGCCGGCGAGCCGGTCGGTCCTGCGCGGCGGCCGGTCGTCTCCACCGTCACGGGGCGGCTGCTGGGACCCGGCGACGATCTCTCCGCCCTGCTCGCCCGGCAGTTGGTCTCCCCCGTGCTGTTCGCGCGGGCGGTGGGCGCGGTGGCCGACACCACCGAACTGTTCGTCGAGGCGGGTCCCGGCCACTCCCTCGCGGCGTTCGCCGCGGCATGCGCCCCCGGGGTGCCGGTGGTCAGCGTCGCCACGGACGCCGCCTCCGTACGGGGGCTGCTGGACGTGGTGGCCGCGGCCCACGCGCTCGGTGCCCCGGTACGGCCGCGGGTCCTGTTCGACGACCGGCTGACCCGGCCGTTCCCCCTCGACCGGACGTTCCGGTTCCTGACCAACCCCTGCGAGGAGGTACCGCCCGCCCCCGTCGGCCATGAGCCCCCGCCGAGCGCCGCGGACGGCACGCCCGGGAAGGCCGAGGGCCCGGCGGCCGGGATCGCGGACGCCCCCGCCGACGCGCTCACCGCGCTGCGGGCGCGTGTCGCGGAGCGGGCGGAGCTGCCGGTGGCGGCGATCGGCCCGGAGCTGGCGCTCCTCGACGACCTCCATCTGAGCTCCATCACGGTCGGTCAGATCGTGGCGCGCACGGCGGCGGACATCGGTGTGGATCCGCCGGTGGAGATGACCCCGATGGCCACGGCGACGGTCGGCGAGATCGCCGCGCTGCTCTCCGCCGGGCCGGAGCGCGCCGACGAGGCCGCCTCCGCGCCGGTCCCCGGGGTGGGTTCCTGGGTACGCGGGTACCGGATGGACTGGGCGGCGGACCCGCTGCCCGCCACCGGCCCGGACACGGAACCGGACACCGCGCCCACCGGTACCGAAGGCTGGCAGGTCGTCGCGGACCCGCGCGACGCGTTGGCCGGTGTGCTGCCGGCCGCGCTGGCCCGGGTGTCCCGGTCCGGCGGCACCCTGCTGTGCCTGCCCGCACGCGCCGGCGCCGGGACGGCCGGGCTGCTCCTGGCCGCGGCCGGCGCGGTCAAGGACGACGGTCTGCTGGTCGTGGTCCAGCGCGGCCCGGTGGGCGGCGGCTTCGTCAAGTCGCTGCACCTCGAACGTCCGGCCACCACCGTCTGTCTGATCACCGTCCCCGGGATCCCGGACGGCGAGCTGCGCGGGGAGCGGTGGGTGTCGCGGCTCGCGGCCGAGACCGCGGCGGCGCGGGGCTTCACCGAGGCGCGCTATCGCGCCGACGGCACCCGGCTGACCCCCGCGCTGGCCCCGGTCCCGCTCCCGGCCGCGCCGGGGCCCGCGCTCAGCGCCGACGATGTCGTCCTCGTCACCGGGGGCGGCCGGGGGATCACCGCCGAGTGCGCCCGGATGCTGGCCGCGGGGAGCGGCGGAGCCCGGATCGCCGTCCTGGGACGTACCCGGCCCGAGGACGACGAATCGCTGCGGGAGAACCTCGCCCGGCTCGGCCCGGACGTGCGGTACACGCGCGCCGATGTCACCGACCCCGAGGCCGTCAGGTCCGCCGTCCGCGGCATCCGGGCCGCCCTCGGTCCGGTCACCGTGGTGGTGCACGGCGCGGGACGCAATGTGCCGACCGCGCTGCGGTATCTGGACGAGGAGGAGTTCGACGCCACCGTCCGCCCGAAGGTGGACGGACTGCGGCTGGTCCTGGACGCCCTCGGCGACCGGGCCCCGCGGCTGCTGCTCGCCTTCGGCAGTGTCATCGGCCGTTCCGGGCTGCGCGGTGAGGCGCACTACGCCGCCGCGAACGAGTGGCTGCGCGCCTTCGTCGACGACTACCGCCGTGACCGGCCCGGCTGCCGGGGCCTGACCCTGGAGTGGTCGGTGTGGTCCGGCACCGGGATGGGCGACCGGCTGGGGGTCCTCGACTCGCTCGCGCGGCAGGGCGTCAGCCCGCTCACCGTGGACGACGGACTCGATGCCCTGGGCCGGGTGCTGGCCGATCCGGCGCTGGCAGGTCCGGTGATCCTCGCTTCCCGGACCGGCACCCCGGCGACCCTCGCGTACCGGGACCGGACCGAGCGGGACGGACGGTTCGCGGAGCGTGTGCTGGTGGACTGCCCCGGCGCCGAACTGATCACCGAGGCGGAACTGTCCCTGGGCACCGACCCGTACCTCCAGGACCATGTGCTGGAGGGCCAGGCGCTGCTGCCGGGGGTGATGGCCCTGGAGGCGATGGCCCAGACGGCGACCGCGGTCCGCGGGCCGTCCCGGGTCACGGCGCTGACCGATGTCGTGTTCCACCGGGCGGTCACGGTCGCCGAGCGCGGCACCACGGTCCTGCGCATCGCGGCGCTCGCCCGGCACGACGGCACGGTCGACGTGGTGATCCGCGGCGACGGGACGGGGTTCGCGGTCGACCATATGAGCGGCACGGTCCAGTTGAGCTGGACCGGCGATCCGGCCGCCGTCGCGGAACCGGAACCGGCGCCCGTACGGGAGATGCCGGCCGGCCCGGTCTCCGACGGCCGCGGACCGGCGCTGGACCCGGGGCGCGATCTGTACGGCGGCCCGCTGTTCCAGAGCGGCCGCTTCCGGCGGGTGCTGCGGTACCGGGAGATCGCCGCCCGCGGTTGTGCCGCGGTGATCTCCACGGCGGACGACGGCGACTGGTTCGGGATGTTCCACCCGCGGACGCTCGTGCTCGGTGACCCGGGCGCGCGGGACGCCTTCCTGCACGCCGTGCAGGTCTGTGTGCCCCATCGGACGCTGCTGCCCGTCTCGGTGGGCCGGATCACCTTCGGGCGGACCGCCCGGGCGGCGGGAGAACTGCTGCTGACGGCGAGGGAGACGGCGCACGACGGCGACGAGTTCGTCTACCGGCTCACCGTCACCGACAGCTCGGGCCGGGTGGTCGAGCGCTGGGACGACCTGGTGCTGCACGCCGTCCGCGCACCGCGTCGCGCCGGAGGCCCGCGGCCCTGGCCCGCCGCGCTGCTGCCCCCGCTGCTCACCAGGGCGTGGGGGCCCGCCGGGCCCGGTCCACGGGTCCTGGTGGAGCGCACGGGGGGCCCGGGCCGGGGTAGTTCACGGGATGTCCTCGCCCGGCTCACCGGGGGCGGCCTCCCCGGTACCCGCCGCCCGGACGGCAGGCCGGACCCCGAGGACGGCGGCCCGCACGTCAGCGCGTCCCACGGCGCCGGACTCACCCTCGCGCTCGCGGCGGACCGACCGGTGGGCTGCGACATCGAGGAGGTCGCCCACCGGGACGAGCCGGACTGGGCCGGGCTGCTGGGCCCGGGCGGCACGGCGCTGGCCGCCGCCCTGGTCACGGCCGGCTGGCCCGCCGCCGCGCTGCCCGCCGACCACGCGCGGACGGCCGTCTGGGCGGTGGCCGAGGCCCTGCAGAAGGCCGGTGGCGGTCGCGGCGACCGCCCCCATCTGCGGCGGGTCCGCGACGACGGCGGCGCCGAGTTCACGGCGGGCCGGTTCACGGCTCTCGCCTATCCGGTCGTCACCAGGACCGGGCCGGACGGGACGGTGCCCTGTGTGGTCGCCGTCGCTCATGAGGAAAGGGAGGGTCATGCCTGA
- a CDS encoding acyl-CoA thioesterase, producing MPDFFEYRHIVGFEDTNLVGNVYFAHYVSWQGRCRESFLKEHAPTVLDELRAGLRLFTVSCRCEYFRELTAFDTVAVRLRLDELLSTQVGFSFDYVLLDAEGEHLVARGTQRVACLRSDGRETVPVPVPAALRAALEPFRRIPA from the coding sequence ATGCCTGATTTCTTCGAGTACCGGCACATCGTGGGCTTCGAGGACACCAACCTCGTCGGCAATGTCTACTTCGCCCACTACGTGTCCTGGCAGGGGCGCTGCCGGGAGAGCTTCCTGAAGGAACACGCGCCCACGGTGCTCGACGAACTGCGTGCGGGACTGAGGCTGTTCACCGTGAGCTGCCGTTGCGAGTACTTCCGGGAGCTGACCGCCTTCGACACCGTCGCCGTCCGGTTGCGGCTGGATGAACTCCTCAGCACCCAGGTCGGCTTCAGCTTCGACTACGTCCTTCTCGACGCGGAGGGCGAACACCTGGTGGCACGTGGTACCCAGCGGGTGGCCTGTCTGCGCAGCGACGGCCGGGAGACGGTACCCGTACCGGTGCCCGCCGCGCTGCGCGCCGCCCTGGAGCCGTTCCGCCGGATACCGGCGTGA
- a CDS encoding MFS transporter, which yields MVFWTGTALGTLGAALHLPMYIEARSMDYHMAGMRPDATMNIGMAVIVLGVGLVLWGLLPPRREKPAPADLRVRPLDDSRLRPAHMGLIIVLTLAVTIDVMKPTTLSFVAPGMAAEYHLTSPLHPDGGLPVALLPFFGLLGTVVGSLLWGTLADRIGRRPAILFAGVLFITTSVCGAMPSFTGNLVMCFFMGVSAGGMLPVTFTLLAETVPTRHRGWLLVLIGGNAALAYAITSQLAESLMPQYGWRILWLVGMPTGVLLLLLNRWIPESPRYLLLAGRADEARAVMERFGSAAVTPARTGPPAGPRTAEPGPRTESGTRAAPGSGAGTGSRAGAGHQGGPLLLAGLLLLALSVGIVTYGFQLWVPTDLQRMGIKDMDADRILRNAALFGLPLNVVAALAYGFWSSKWTAVGLSALTVVPLVCFTVLGDGVADRRGLLMALLAVPIASIYALGAITIAYAAEIFPTARRGGATGRVAGLTKFGGVAMLVLTLLSLTAPELGVTAAAGAIPLAAAVLLLAVAGVETRHRAIDEPLDVRPRPVEVP from the coding sequence GTGGTCTTCTGGACCGGGACGGCCCTGGGCACCCTGGGTGCCGCACTGCATCTGCCCATGTACATCGAGGCGCGGTCCATGGACTACCACATGGCCGGGATGCGCCCCGACGCCACGATGAACATCGGTATGGCCGTCATCGTCCTCGGGGTCGGGCTGGTCCTGTGGGGTCTGCTGCCGCCGCGCCGGGAGAAGCCGGCCCCCGCCGACCTGCGCGTCCGTCCGCTGGACGACTCACGGCTGCGCCCCGCGCACATGGGTCTGATCATCGTGCTGACGCTCGCCGTCACCATCGACGTGATGAAACCGACCACCCTCTCCTTCGTCGCACCGGGGATGGCGGCCGAGTACCACCTCACCTCGCCGCTGCACCCCGACGGAGGTCTCCCGGTGGCGCTGCTGCCGTTCTTCGGACTTCTGGGCACGGTGGTGGGCTCGCTGCTGTGGGGCACCCTCGCGGACCGCATCGGGCGGCGTCCGGCCATCCTCTTCGCGGGCGTGCTGTTCATCACCACGTCGGTCTGCGGGGCGATGCCCTCGTTCACCGGGAACCTGGTGATGTGCTTCTTCATGGGTGTCAGCGCGGGCGGCATGCTCCCGGTGACCTTCACCCTGCTGGCGGAGACGGTGCCCACCCGTCACCGCGGCTGGCTGCTCGTCCTCATCGGCGGGAACGCCGCCCTCGCCTACGCGATCACCAGTCAGCTCGCGGAGTCCCTGATGCCGCAGTACGGCTGGCGCATCCTGTGGCTGGTCGGCATGCCCACCGGGGTACTCCTGCTCCTGCTCAACCGGTGGATACCGGAGTCCCCCCGCTATCTGCTGCTGGCGGGCCGCGCCGACGAGGCCCGCGCGGTGATGGAGCGGTTCGGATCGGCGGCCGTCACCCCGGCGCGGACCGGGCCACCGGCCGGGCCGCGCACGGCGGAGCCCGGACCGCGTACGGAGTCCGGTACGAGGGCGGCGCCGGGGAGCGGAGCGGGAACCGGATCGCGAGCGGGGGCCGGCCACCAGGGCGGGCCGCTGCTGCTGGCCGGACTGCTGCTGCTGGCGCTCAGCGTCGGCATCGTCACCTACGGCTTCCAGTTGTGGGTACCGACCGACCTCCAGCGCATGGGCATCAAGGACATGGACGCCGACCGCATCCTGCGCAACGCGGCGCTGTTCGGACTGCCGCTGAACGTCGTGGCCGCGCTGGCCTACGGGTTCTGGAGTTCGAAGTGGACAGCCGTGGGACTGAGCGCCCTGACGGTGGTGCCGCTGGTCTGCTTCACCGTGCTCGGTGACGGGGTCGCCGACCGGCGCGGACTGCTGATGGCCCTGCTGGCGGTACCCATCGCCAGCATCTACGCCCTGGGGGCGATCACGATCGCCTACGCCGCGGAGATCTTCCCCACCGCCCGCCGCGGGGGCGCCACCGGACGGGTCGCCGGTCTCACCAAGTTCGGCGGGGTGGCGATGCTGGTGCTCACCCTGCTGTCCCTCACCGCACCGGAGTTGGGGGTCACGGCGGCGGCGGGCGCGATCCCCCTGGCCGCCGCCGTGCTGCTGCTGGCGGTGGCGGGGGTGGAGACCCGGCACCGCGCGATCGACGAACCCCTCGACGTACGACCCCGCCCGGTCGAAGTGCCGTAG